The bacterium genome contains a region encoding:
- the thyX gene encoding FAD-dependent thymidylate synthase, protein MGKNNIITEARVYLVGRQSVDQKMLTAFLDDEGLLFETDTEVPAEVLAEAAGRTCYMSFGKGRKTNADYLERIISSHHGSVLEHAVWNFLVTGISRSLTHELIRHRAGWGYSQLSQRYVDESEACYVCPPFYRENPDLYAKWLAAVEGAHKAYIDLVEATEPFVAEENPDLAPTERRKIVRQSARSVLPNACETKIFISANARALRHFFEMRGSSHADAEIRELAVTMCRIMKDEAPNIFADLDIVIEDGLETIAVKYSKV, encoded by the coding sequence ATGGGCAAAAACAATATCATCACAGAAGCAAGGGTATATCTAGTCGGTCGCCAGAGCGTGGACCAAAAGATGCTCACCGCATTCCTCGACGACGAGGGGCTCCTCTTCGAGACCGACACTGAGGTGCCTGCCGAGGTCCTGGCCGAGGCCGCAGGCCGTACCTGCTACATGTCCTTTGGCAAGGGCCGAAAGACCAACGCCGATTATCTCGAGCGTATAATTTCCAGCCACCACGGCTCGGTCCTCGAGCATGCTGTGTGGAATTTTCTTGTGACCGGGATCTCACGTTCTCTGACCCACGAGCTCATCAGGCACAGGGCCGGGTGGGGATATTCGCAGCTCTCTCAGAGATATGTGGATGAGTCCGAAGCTTGCTACGTCTGTCCGCCGTTCTACAGGGAGAACCCGGATCTCTACGCGAAATGGCTTGCCGCGGTCGAGGGCGCGCACAAGGCCTATATCGACCTCGTCGAGGCGACCGAGCCGTTCGTCGCGGAGGAGAACCCGGATCTTGCGCCCACCGAGCGCCGCAAGATCGTAAGGCAGTCCGCGCGCTCGGTCCTCCCCAACGCCTGCGAGACCAAGATATTCATCTCTGCAAACGCGCGCGCGCTGAGGCACTTCTTCGAGATGCGCGGCTCCTCCCACGCCGACGCCGAGATCCGCGAGCTAGCGGTGACGATGTGTCGCATCATGAAGGATGAGGCGCCGAACATCTTCGCAGACCTGGACATCGTGATCGAGGACGGTCTCGAGACCATCGCAGTCAAATATTCAAAAGTCTGA
- a CDS encoding thrombospondin type 3 repeat-containing protein produces the protein MKRISILAIAIVVATAAIAAVSYTRSIAAEKRTDSAQVKPTDSKPAANTMFGMKTDTLMKNMNIPANAVPMIADCSSSDKRVLSDKAEDYSLTFVRTEDGTESLPVVYGRLAAGVDAKSLKSANDYDFVEDNALWNTQIGDDRFFVWFLPKDFSGDLLTTGLMQSFLFKPNCEILNARKEEGQGDAFRCIYNMAVEGSPDELMKQAEEMQAVLRISGVNVECPAPIEQVGDLAKRTADEDKDRVPDDKDNCPKTPNFSQEDSDGNGVGDACQAAQECEDKLAEKTPETAAQIDAAAPVLDSTTTTEAAETPGMKFEGSLGGCSLIR, from the coding sequence ATGAAGAGGATCTCGATTCTTGCGATAGCCATCGTCGTCGCCACAGCGGCCATAGCCGCAGTGTCTTACACACGATCAATCGCAGCGGAAAAACGGACGGACAGCGCCCAGGTGAAGCCGACCGATTCCAAACCTGCGGCAAATACCATGTTCGGCATGAAGACCGACACCCTGATGAAGAACATGAACATACCAGCGAACGCGGTCCCCATGATCGCCGATTGTTCCTCGTCCGACAAGAGGGTGCTCAGCGACAAGGCCGAAGATTATTCGCTGACCTTCGTGAGAACTGAGGACGGCACAGAGAGCCTGCCTGTCGTGTACGGAAGGCTGGCGGCGGGTGTCGATGCCAAATCTTTAAAATCAGCGAATGATTACGATTTCGTCGAGGACAACGCCTTGTGGAACACCCAGATCGGGGACGACAGGTTCTTCGTCTGGTTCCTGCCAAAGGACTTCTCCGGCGATCTTCTGACCACAGGGCTCATGCAGTCCTTCCTCTTCAAGCCGAACTGCGAAATCTTGAATGCGCGGAAGGAAGAGGGACAGGGCGACGCGTTCCGCTGCATATATAACATGGCGGTCGAGGGTTCGCCGGATGAACTCATGAAGCAGGCCGAGGAGATGCAGGCAGTGCTGCGCATAAGCGGAGTAAACGTGGAATGCCCGGCCCCGATCGAGCAGGTGGGCGACCTGGCTAAGAGGACCGCGGACGAAGACAAAGACCGCGTCCCGGACGATAAGGACAACTGTCCCAAGACCCCCAACTTCTCGCAGGAGGATTCGGACGGAAACGGCGTGGGCGACGCCTGCCAGGCGGCGCAGGAGTGCGAGGACAAGTTGGCCGAGAAGACGCCTGAGACCGCCGCACAGATCGATGCCGCAGCCCCGGTTTTAGACTCAACTACGACAACAGAGGCAGCGGAGACGCCGGGCATGAAATTCGAAGGCAGCCTCGGCGGCTGCTCCCTCATCCGCTAG